In a genomic window of Pelecanus crispus isolate bPelCri1 chromosome 1, bPelCri1.pri, whole genome shotgun sequence:
- the ARHGDIB gene encoding rho GDP-dissociation inhibitor 2, with protein MTEKTQEPHVEEDDDELDGKLNYKPPPQKTLQELQELDKDDESLAKYKKSLLGDGPVVVDPTAPNVVVTRLTLVCDSAPGPITMDLTGDLEALKKETFVLKEGVEYRVKIHFRVNRDIVSGLKYVQHTYRTGVKVDKATFMVGSYGPRPEEYEFLTPVEEAPKGMLARGTYHNKSFFTDDDKHDHLTWEWNLSIKKEWTE; from the exons ATGACTGAGAAGACCCAAGAACCTCATGTggaggaagatgatgatgagCTGGATGGGAAACTCAACTACAAACCTCCTCCCCAGAAAACACTGCAGGAGCTGCAAGAGTTGGACAAGGATGATGAAAGCCTTGCTAAGTACAAGAAGTCCCTGCTGGGAGATGGACCTGTGGTAGTAG ACCCAACAGCTCCCAACGTGGTGGTCACCCGACTCACCCTGGTATGTGACTCTGCTCCAGGACCCATCACTATGGACCTTACAG GTGACCTTGAAGCACTCAAGAAAGAGACCTTTGTATTAAAGGAAGGAGTGGAATACAGAGTTAAGATCCACTTCAGA GTAAACAGGGATATTGTGTCGGGACTGAAATATGTGCAGCACACCTACCGGACAGGGGTGAAGG TGGACAAAGCCACATTCATGGTTGGCAGTTATGGGCCACGGCCAGAGGAGTACGAGTTCCTGACGCCTGTTGAGGAGGCTCCTAAGGGTATGCTGGCTCGAGGCACCTATCACAACAAGTCCTTCTTCACAGATGACGACAAGCATGACCATCTCACCTGGGAGTGGAATCTGTCCATCAAGAAGGAATGGACAGAATGA
- the ERP27 gene encoding endoplasmic reticulum resident protein 27 has protein sequence MGTSVFPCLFIILLSGGSPAGCAGDGGSASHSTAGTTEKPVLLNDIADAEAFVSGAEVAVVGFFQEPESPGASQFGLAAGRIPEVPFGLSTSPAVLSHYGVAANTVTLFRRVDNDRRDLDMNSKDVDAEKMTRFIRMNELRLVTEYNPVTAIGVMQSSLQLHLLLITDKMSPKHPEQMRKYQAAAELFKGKILFILVDSSLKSNERIVSFFKLKKSQLPALAIFHAPDEEQDVLTLDEVSVERVQDFCNRFLQRMQKKEDEPEKALNEEL, from the exons ATGGGCACCTCTGTCTTCCCATGCCTCTTCATTATCCTGCTCAGCGGGGGCTCCCCAGCAGGGTGTGCTGGAGACGGTGGCTCTGCATCCCACA GCACAGCCGGTACCACAGAGAAACCTGTCCTGTTGAATGACATCGCGGATGCAGAAGCCTTTGTTAGCGGTGCGGAGGTGGCAGTTGTTGGATTCTTCCAG GAACCGGAGAGCCCCGGAGCGTCCCAGTTTGGGCTGGCGGCCGGCCGGATCCCGGAGGTGCCTTTCGGCCTCAGCACCAGCCCCGCGGTCCTGTCCCACTACGGCGTCGCGGCGAACACCGTCACGCTCTTCCGCAGG GTAGACAACGACCGGAGGGATCTGGATATGAACAGCAAAGATGTTGATGCCGAGAAGATGACTCGTTTCATTCGGATGAACGAGCTCCGCCTGGTGACAGAGTACAACCCTGTG ACAGCAATAGGTGTGATGCAGAGTTCGCTCCAGCTTCACCTCCTCCTCATCACAGACAAGATGTCCCCAAAGCACCCTGAGCAAATGCGCAAAtatcaggcagcagcagagctcttcAAAGGGAAG ATTCTCTTTATCCTGGTAGACAGCAGTTTGAAGAGCAATGAACGAATAGTGTCATTCTTCAAACTGAAAAAGtcccagctgccagctctggCTATATTCCATGCACCAGATGAGGAGCAGGATGTGTTGACTCTGGATGAAGTCTCCGTTGAACGTGTACAGGACTTCTGTAATCGTTTCTTACAAAGAATGCAGAAG AAAGAAGACGAACCTGAGAAGGCCCTCAATGAGGAACTCTGA